A window from Phaenicophaeus curvirostris isolate KB17595 chromosome 13, BPBGC_Pcur_1.0, whole genome shotgun sequence encodes these proteins:
- the LPAR4 gene encoding lysophosphatidic acid receptor 4 — protein MGNHSNNHTCLTDDSFKYNLYGAVYSVVFILGLITNCASLFVFCFRMKMRSETAIFMTNLAVSDLLFVFTLPFKIFYNFNRHWPFGDSLCKISGTAFLTNIYGSMLFLTCISVDRFLAIVYPFRSRTIRTRRNSAIVCAGVWILVLSGGISASLFSTTNVSNTSTTCFEGFSKRIWKTYLSKITIFIEVVGFIIPLLLNLTCSSLVLRTLRKPATLSQIGTNKEKVLKMIIVHVAIFVVCFVPYNSILFLYALVRSQTIANCSLERFARTMYPITLCIATMNCCFDPFIYYFTSESFQKSFNIKTQIKMDSLFKTETPLTKTALPAPQDEISDQAITNGGDPTSESHF, from the coding sequence ATGGGAAACCACAGCAACAATCATACCTGTTTGACAGATGATTCCTTTAAGTACAACTTGTATGGAGCTGTGTACAGCGTGGTCTTCATCCTTGGTTTGATTACTAACTGTGCCTCCCTCTTCGTTTTCTGCTTTCGGATGAAGATGCGAAGCGAAACAGCCATTTTCATGACAAACCTGGCTGTATCAGATCTGCTTTTTGTGTTCactttgccttttaaaatattttataatttcaaCAGGCATTGGCCTTTTGGAGACAGCCTGTGCAAGATCTCGGGTACAGCGTTTCTCACTAACATCTACGGGAGCATGCTGTTCCTCACCTGCATTAGTGTCGACCGTTTCCTTGCTATCGTCTATCCATTCCGATCTCGCACCATTAGGACCAGGAGAAATTCCGCCATCGTCTGCGCTGGTGTTTGGATACTGGTCCTCAGTGGTGGGATTTCAGCTTCATTGTTCTCCACAACCAACGTTTCCAACACCAGCACAACCTGTTTCGAAGGTTTTTCCAAGCGCATCTGGAAAACCTATTTGTCCAAGATCACTATATTTATTGAAGTGGTAGGATTCATAATTCCTTTGCTACTCAACCTTACGTGCTCTTCTTTAGTTCTCAGGACTCTCCGGAAACCTGCCACCTTGTCTCAGATTGGGACAAACAAGGAGAAGGTATTGAAAATGATCATTGTGCACGTAGCCATTTTTGTGGTGTGCTTTGTGCCTTACAATTCCATACTCTTCTTGTATGCTCTTGTGCGGTCCCAAACGATAGCAAATTGCTCCTTGGAGAGGTTTGCAAGGACAATGTACCCAATCACGTTGTGCATCGCTACAATGAACTGCTGCTTTGACCCCTTCATCTACTACTTTACATCAGAATCCTTCCAGAAGTCTTTCAATATAAAAACCCAGATAAAAATGGACTCTCTTTTCAAGACCGAGACACCTCTAACAAAGACTGCACTACCAGCACCACAGGATGAAATCAGTGACCAGGCTATTACAAATGGAGGAGACCCAACATCTGAATCGCATTTCTAG